From Echeneis naucrates chromosome 7, fEcheNa1.1, whole genome shotgun sequence, one genomic window encodes:
- the LOC115046336 gene encoding emerin isoform X2, protein MSLSGKSEQELSELLDEYGIKHGPVVESTRRLYEKKLKEAMAKGKPSSDKTYYREEEEEVTYVYRTPVRSEGAGDYEDRSFMSSRPGWTEREFEPEMSYSACIRSKPEYRERSFVEKPSTYNASIYESAHLRSTPKKSAQAAPKAPKSSRLIPLWVQFVFFLAVAIFLYLVFSNMETNESLKGIE, encoded by the exons ATGTCGCTCAGCGGAAAGTCCGAGCAGGAGCTCAGCGAGCTGCTGGATGAGTACGGGATCAAACACGGACCGGTGGTCG AGTCCACCAGGAGACTGTACgagaagaagctgaaggaggcCATGGCCAAAGGGAAACCGTCAAGTGACAAGACCTACTACAGGGAGGAGG aagaGGAAGTTACCTACGTCTACAGGACTCCA GTTCGGAGCGAGGGTGCAGGAGACTATGAAGACAG GTCTTTTATGAGCTCAAGACCAGGATGGACTGAGAGAGAATTTGAACCTGA GATGTCCTACTCAGCCTGCATAAGGTCAAAGCCTGAATACAGAGAAAGGAGTTTTGTTGAAAA GCCTTCCACGTACAACGCGTCAATTTATGAAAGTGCCCATTTGAGATCTACACCCAAGAAATCTGCTCAAGCAGCTCCGAAGGCACCAAAGTCCTCTCGCCTCATCCCACTGTGGGTCCAGTTTGTGTTCTTCCTCGCTGTGGCAATCTTCCTCTACTTAGTGTTTTCCAATATGGAGACCAATGAATCCCTCAAAGGAATAGAGTGA
- the LOC115046335 gene encoding uncharacterized protein LOC115046335 isoform X3, with protein MAENVELEQLDHSDDDEEEKEGNPHENLPTNKDHEATAEATALSSKEPKELYMAENVELEQLDNSDDDDDEEEDFQGIGVSVMNTCTAPGEDYTSPDGEGSVSREDGEDEESDVSAGKQGDLLGSVFCYKKVYCGNKEDRIFAKGQPSSLVDAEKLQVRNEDRGESESDQEASYFGRIPERGDEMMVKGDGVERDEKGREEDKQEDSSDCAGMKVEQEEDVLALCVELEVEHPYRGEPATATLDFPEILVQNLQLLIDEVDMEEYGEKMKDFSGEEHQEAGESFADYPSDFSSCEYVDNEAKNQESKTQPNAMPHTSKSSSITKQEIFPDGEVTDQARDEDTSEEGDEYLYSGDLEMNAEWFSSFDVAAGEQDRRKCEYVWSDAVVRGCDDEGEMSQDDSYSSSDDDFHWTFATVLDKLNEQDFDDHHISNDRAHPSHPNKGFVFDVSKIASIVSEDLLTPEDTDTAELPVSDVSQHPAEDMDNVSVVQRDDSKTTSPLFQGSLDDNFFFNTELEASEAAELGQLLSHPDDELELKKREEERKERIEAFDKFYNDSDGVNEREARQIKVQFGTDPVSEVFNFEPDCERKDPSSAETPKELPDWNQKTPCLDLLKLMLKMGLVTVMGLLMFWMGSGQPDWLSLESFFNG; from the exons ATGgctgaaaatgttgaattagAGCAGTTGGAtcatagtgatgatgatgaggaggagaaagaaggtaATCCTCATGAAAATTTACCAACAAACAAAGACCATGAAGCAACTGCTGAAGCGACAGCTTTGTCTAGTAAAGAACCCAAAGAACTCTACATGgctgaaaatgttgaattagAGCAGTTGGAcaatagtgatgatgatgatgatgaggaggaggattttCAAGGTATTGGGGTCAGTGTCATGAACACATGCACGGCACCAGGGGAAGATTACACAAGCCCAGATGGAGAAGGCTCAGTCTccagagaagatggagaagatgaagaaagtgATGTAAGCGCAGGAAAACAAGGTGATTTGTTGGGGTCAGTTTTCTGCTACAAAAAGGTCTACTGTGGTAATAAAGAGGACAGGATCTTTGCTAAGGGACAACCCTCATCCCTGGTGGATGCTGAAAAACTTCAAGTTAGAAACGAGGACCGAGGTGAGAGCGAGAGCGATCAGGAGGCGTCCTATTTTGGGCGAATCCCTGAACGTGGCGATGAGATGATGGTAAAAGGTGATGGGGTTGAGAGAgatgaaaaaggaagagaggaagacaagCAAGAAGACTCGTCTGATTGTGCGGGTATGAAAGTAGAACAAGAAGAAGATGTTCTTGCTCTGTGCGTTGAGCTGGAGGTTGAACATCCTTACAGAGGTGAGCCTGCAACGGCCACTTTGGATTTTCCAGAAATATTAGTTCAAAATCTCCAGCTCCTCATAGATGAAGTTGATATGGAAGAAtatggagagaaaatgaaagatttcTCAGGAGAGGAACATCAAGAGGCTGGTGAGAGCTTTGCAGATTATCCCTCAGACTTTTCTTCGTGTGAATATGTAGACAATGAAGCCAAAAATCAAGAAAGTAAAACCCAGCCAAATGCCATGCCTCATACGTCCAAGAGCAGTTCAATTACAAAGCAGGAGATCTTCCCGGACGGAGAGGTGACAGACCAAGCAAGAGATGAAGACACAAGTGAGGAGGGAGACGAGTATCTGTACAGCGGAGACCTGGAGATGAATGCAGAGTGGTTCAGCAGTTTTGATGTGGCAGCTGGAGAACaagacagaagaaaatgtgAGTATGTGTGGAGCGATGCTGTTGTACGAGGGTGTGATGATGAAGGGGAGATGAGTCAGGATGACTCCTACAGCTCCAGTGATGACGATTTCCATTGGACATTTGCTACAGTTTTGGATAAGTTAAATGAACAGGACTTTGATGATCATCACATCTCAAACGACAGAGCGCATCCATCACATCCCAACAAAGgctttgtttttgatgtgtCTAAAATTGCTTCCATCGTGTCTGAGGACCTGTTAACCCCAGAAGACACAGACACGGCAGAGCTACCTGTTTCAGATGTGAGTCAGCATCCTGCAGAAGATATGGACAATGTTTCAGTGGTACAGAGGGACGACAGCAAAACCACAAGCCCCCTTTTCCAGGGCTCCCTGGATGACAACTTCTTCTTCAACACTGAGCTTGAGGCCTCAGAGGCGGCTGAGCTAGGACAGCTGTTGTCACACCCAGATGATGAGTTGgagctgaaaaaaagagaagaagaaagaaaagagagaattgAGGCTTTTGACAAGTTTTACAATGACAGCGATGGGGTGAATGAAAGGGAAG CGAGGCAGATAAAAGTTCAGTTTGGTACAGATCCAGTTTCTGAAGTTTTTAACTTTGAACCTGACTG TGAGAGGAAGGATCCTAGCTCTGCAGAAACACCTAAA GAACTGCCTGACTGGAACCAAAAGACTCCG TGTCTAGATCTGCTGaagctgatgctgaagatgGGTCTGGTGACAGTGATGGGACTGCTGATGTTCTGGATGGGCAGTGGACAACCAGACTGGCTCAGCCTAGAATCCTTTTTCAATGGTTAA
- the LOC115046336 gene encoding emerin isoform X1, which translates to MSLSGKSEQELSELLDEYGIKHGPVVESTRRLYEKKLKEAMAKGKPSSDKTYYREEEEEVTYVYRTPVRSEGAGDYEDSRSFMSSRPGWTEREFEPEMSYSACIRSKPEYRERSFVEKPSTYNASIYESAHLRSTPKKSAQAAPKAPKSSRLIPLWVQFVFFLAVAIFLYLVFSNMETNESLKGIE; encoded by the exons ATGTCGCTCAGCGGAAAGTCCGAGCAGGAGCTCAGCGAGCTGCTGGATGAGTACGGGATCAAACACGGACCGGTGGTCG AGTCCACCAGGAGACTGTACgagaagaagctgaaggaggcCATGGCCAAAGGGAAACCGTCAAGTGACAAGACCTACTACAGGGAGGAGG aagaGGAAGTTACCTACGTCTACAGGACTCCA GTTCGGAGCGAGGGTGCAGGAGACTATGAAGACAG TAGGTCTTTTATGAGCTCAAGACCAGGATGGACTGAGAGAGAATTTGAACCTGA GATGTCCTACTCAGCCTGCATAAGGTCAAAGCCTGAATACAGAGAAAGGAGTTTTGTTGAAAA GCCTTCCACGTACAACGCGTCAATTTATGAAAGTGCCCATTTGAGATCTACACCCAAGAAATCTGCTCAAGCAGCTCCGAAGGCACCAAAGTCCTCTCGCCTCATCCCACTGTGGGTCCAGTTTGTGTTCTTCCTCGCTGTGGCAATCTTCCTCTACTTAGTGTTTTCCAATATGGAGACCAATGAATCCCTCAAAGGAATAGAGTGA
- the LOC115046335 gene encoding FK506-binding protein 5 isoform X1, whose protein sequence is MEPFFSDQLSDEFFETSFSSFHNEDLDFENLTSDEKDEEEKEGNAHENLPTNKDQEATAEATALSSKEPKELYMAENVELEQLDHSDDDEEEKEGNPHENLPTNKDHEATAEATALSSKEPKELYMAENVELEQLDNSDDDDDEEEDFQGIGVSVMNTCTAPGEDYTSPDGEGSVSREDGEDEESDVSAGKQGDLLGSVFCYKKVYCGNKEDRIFAKGQPSSLVDAEKLQVRNEDRGESESDQEASYFGRIPERGDEMMVKGDGVERDEKGREEDKQEDSSDCAGMKVEQEEDVLALCVELEVEHPYRGEPATATLDFPEILVQNLQLLIDEVDMEEYGEKMKDFSGEEHQEAGESFADYPSDFSSCEYVDNEAKNQESKTQPNAMPHTSKSSSITKQEIFPDGEVTDQARDEDTSEEGDEYLYSGDLEMNAEWFSSFDVAAGEQDRRKCEYVWSDAVVRGCDDEGEMSQDDSYSSSDDDFHWTFATVLDKLNEQDFDDHHISNDRAHPSHPNKGFVFDVSKIASIVSEDLLTPEDTDTAELPVSDVSQHPAEDMDNVSVVQRDDSKTTSPLFQGSLDDNFFFNTELEASEAAELGQLLSHPDDELELKKREEERKERIEAFDKFYNDSDGVNEREARQIKVQFGTDPVSEVFNFEPDCERKDPSSAETPKELPDWNQKTPCLDLLKLMLKMGLVTVMGLLMFWMGSGQPDWLSLESFFNG, encoded by the exons ATGGAACCCTTTTTTTCTGATCAACTTAGTGATGAATTTTTTG AAACatctttttcatcatttcataatGAAGATTTGGACTTTGAGAATTTGACGTCCGATGAAaaggatgaggaagagaaagaaggtAATGCTCATGAAAATTTACCAACAAACAAAGACCAGGAAGCAACTGCTGAAGCGACAGCTTTGTCTAGCAAAGAACCCAAAGAACTCTACATGgctgaaaatgttgaattagAGCAGTTGGAtcatagtgatgatgatgaggaggagaaagaaggtaATCCTCATGAAAATTTACCAACAAACAAAGACCATGAAGCAACTGCTGAAGCGACAGCTTTGTCTAGTAAAGAACCCAAAGAACTCTACATGgctgaaaatgttgaattagAGCAGTTGGAcaatagtgatgatgatgatgatgaggaggaggattttCAAGGTATTGGGGTCAGTGTCATGAACACATGCACGGCACCAGGGGAAGATTACACAAGCCCAGATGGAGAAGGCTCAGTCTccagagaagatggagaagatgaagaaagtgATGTAAGCGCAGGAAAACAAGGTGATTTGTTGGGGTCAGTTTTCTGCTACAAAAAGGTCTACTGTGGTAATAAAGAGGACAGGATCTTTGCTAAGGGACAACCCTCATCCCTGGTGGATGCTGAAAAACTTCAAGTTAGAAACGAGGACCGAGGTGAGAGCGAGAGCGATCAGGAGGCGTCCTATTTTGGGCGAATCCCTGAACGTGGCGATGAGATGATGGTAAAAGGTGATGGGGTTGAGAGAgatgaaaaaggaagagaggaagacaagCAAGAAGACTCGTCTGATTGTGCGGGTATGAAAGTAGAACAAGAAGAAGATGTTCTTGCTCTGTGCGTTGAGCTGGAGGTTGAACATCCTTACAGAGGTGAGCCTGCAACGGCCACTTTGGATTTTCCAGAAATATTAGTTCAAAATCTCCAGCTCCTCATAGATGAAGTTGATATGGAAGAAtatggagagaaaatgaaagatttcTCAGGAGAGGAACATCAAGAGGCTGGTGAGAGCTTTGCAGATTATCCCTCAGACTTTTCTTCGTGTGAATATGTAGACAATGAAGCCAAAAATCAAGAAAGTAAAACCCAGCCAAATGCCATGCCTCATACGTCCAAGAGCAGTTCAATTACAAAGCAGGAGATCTTCCCGGACGGAGAGGTGACAGACCAAGCAAGAGATGAAGACACAAGTGAGGAGGGAGACGAGTATCTGTACAGCGGAGACCTGGAGATGAATGCAGAGTGGTTCAGCAGTTTTGATGTGGCAGCTGGAGAACaagacagaagaaaatgtgAGTATGTGTGGAGCGATGCTGTTGTACGAGGGTGTGATGATGAAGGGGAGATGAGTCAGGATGACTCCTACAGCTCCAGTGATGACGATTTCCATTGGACATTTGCTACAGTTTTGGATAAGTTAAATGAACAGGACTTTGATGATCATCACATCTCAAACGACAGAGCGCATCCATCACATCCCAACAAAGgctttgtttttgatgtgtCTAAAATTGCTTCCATCGTGTCTGAGGACCTGTTAACCCCAGAAGACACAGACACGGCAGAGCTACCTGTTTCAGATGTGAGTCAGCATCCTGCAGAAGATATGGACAATGTTTCAGTGGTACAGAGGGACGACAGCAAAACCACAAGCCCCCTTTTCCAGGGCTCCCTGGATGACAACTTCTTCTTCAACACTGAGCTTGAGGCCTCAGAGGCGGCTGAGCTAGGACAGCTGTTGTCACACCCAGATGATGAGTTGgagctgaaaaaaagagaagaagaaagaaaagagagaattgAGGCTTTTGACAAGTTTTACAATGACAGCGATGGGGTGAATGAAAGGGAAG CGAGGCAGATAAAAGTTCAGTTTGGTACAGATCCAGTTTCTGAAGTTTTTAACTTTGAACCTGACTG TGAGAGGAAGGATCCTAGCTCTGCAGAAACACCTAAA GAACTGCCTGACTGGAACCAAAAGACTCCG TGTCTAGATCTGCTGaagctgatgctgaagatgGGTCTGGTGACAGTGATGGGACTGCTGATGTTCTGGATGGGCAGTGGACAACCAGACTGGCTCAGCCTAGAATCCTTTTTCAATGGTTAA
- the LOC115046465 gene encoding uncharacterized protein LOC115046465 — MLGFLHIFLTGVLGALWDGVNAFGGIRLIDGENKCSGRVEILHHNQWGTVCDHGWDLREADVVCLELGCGLAESALHGSAFGSGRGEILLRHVQCTGHETSLTRCAVVLHSNSHCTHENDAGVKCSGTLLMPTLSLLSPHTVFSPGEAVRFSCSVLLGHHLSDFHLYKAGVSTPLVTQRADQSQTRVELTLSDIETFHQGSYSCRYRIKGGFPTQLLSSPPSNSIKITVVELLTPQHWYNTSTEAPAGSVIKGHSFNITCSTAQQYPGGSFQLRLIRSNGTVRQSLPALTPSVTFTFPNAQSSNEGYYYCLYRVQLGGRTFVSRESQPLPIAIRDPDPVLSPMVISWLVSGLTFVIAVIVIVIVAKVLCNKEKKPSELERETRTCVDNTYVALTINKL, encoded by the exons ATGCTGGGATTCCTCCACATCTTCCTCACAG GTGTGTTAGGCGCTCTATGGGATGGAGTTAATGCCTTTG GTGGGATCAGACTAATAGATGGGGAGAACAAGTGCTCTGGGAGAGTTGAGATACTCCACCATAATCAGTGGGGGACAGTGTGCGACCATGGGTGGGACCTGCGGGAGGCGGATGTGGTGTGTCTGGAGCTGGGCTGTGGTTTAGCTGAATCTGCCCTTCATGGTTCAGCATTTGGTTCAGGCAGAGGCGAGATCTTGCTGCGGCATGTCCAGTGCACGGGCCATGAGACCAGTTTGACACGTTGTGCTGTTGTCCTCCACAGTAACTCTCACTGCACTCATGAGAATGATGCAGGGGTGAAATGCTCAG GTACCCTTTTAATGCCCACACTCTCCCTGCTGTCACCTCATACTGTGTTCTCACCTGGAGAGGCTGTACGCTTCAGctgcagtgttctgctgggtcaCCACCTCAGTGACTTCCATCTATACAAGGCAGGAGTCTCCACACCGCTGGTCACACAGAGGGCAGACCAAAGCCAGACCAGAGTGGAGCTGACACTGTCCGATATAGAGACTTTCCACCAGGGCAGTTACAGTTGTCGGTACAGGATCAAGGGTGGTTTTCCCACTCAGTTGCTCAGTTCTCCACCCAGCAACTCCATTAAGATCACTGTGG TGGAACTATTAACCCCCCAACACTGGTACAACACATCCACTGAGGCCCCGGCTGGTTCCGTCATTAAAGGCCACAGTTTTAATATCACCTGCTCCACCGCGCAGCAGTACCCTGGAGGCTCCTTCCAGCTGCGTCTGATCCGCTCCAATGGCACAGTGCGCCAGTCCCTCCCTGCCCTCACCCCATCTGTCACTTTCACCTTTCCCAATGCCCAAAGCTCGAATGAGGGTTACTACTACTGTCTGTATCGGGTGCAGCTGGGGGGACGCACCTTTGTGTCCAGAGAAAGCCAGCCCCTGCCTATAGCCATAAGAG acccagatccagtCCTGAGTCCAATGGTGATTAGCTGGCTTGTGTCTGGGCTGACGTTTGTTATAGCTGTCATTGTTATCGTGATTGTGGCCAAGGTACTGTGTAACAAGGAGAAGAAGCCCTCTGAACTGGAGCGAGAGACTAGAACTT GTGTGGACAACACTTATGTTGCCTTAACAATCAACAAGCTATGA
- the LOC115046335 gene encoding FK506-binding protein 5 isoform X2, with product MEPFFSDQLSDEFFDLDFENLTSDEKDEEEKEGNAHENLPTNKDQEATAEATALSSKEPKELYMAENVELEQLDHSDDDEEEKEGNPHENLPTNKDHEATAEATALSSKEPKELYMAENVELEQLDNSDDDDDEEEDFQGIGVSVMNTCTAPGEDYTSPDGEGSVSREDGEDEESDVSAGKQGDLLGSVFCYKKVYCGNKEDRIFAKGQPSSLVDAEKLQVRNEDRGESESDQEASYFGRIPERGDEMMVKGDGVERDEKGREEDKQEDSSDCAGMKVEQEEDVLALCVELEVEHPYRGEPATATLDFPEILVQNLQLLIDEVDMEEYGEKMKDFSGEEHQEAGESFADYPSDFSSCEYVDNEAKNQESKTQPNAMPHTSKSSSITKQEIFPDGEVTDQARDEDTSEEGDEYLYSGDLEMNAEWFSSFDVAAGEQDRRKCEYVWSDAVVRGCDDEGEMSQDDSYSSSDDDFHWTFATVLDKLNEQDFDDHHISNDRAHPSHPNKGFVFDVSKIASIVSEDLLTPEDTDTAELPVSDVSQHPAEDMDNVSVVQRDDSKTTSPLFQGSLDDNFFFNTELEASEAAELGQLLSHPDDELELKKREEERKERIEAFDKFYNDSDGVNEREARQIKVQFGTDPVSEVFNFEPDCERKDPSSAETPKELPDWNQKTPCLDLLKLMLKMGLVTVMGLLMFWMGSGQPDWLSLESFFNG from the exons ATGGAACCCTTTTTTTCTGATCAACTTAGTGATGAATTTTTTG ATTTGGACTTTGAGAATTTGACGTCCGATGAAaaggatgaggaagagaaagaaggtAATGCTCATGAAAATTTACCAACAAACAAAGACCAGGAAGCAACTGCTGAAGCGACAGCTTTGTCTAGCAAAGAACCCAAAGAACTCTACATGgctgaaaatgttgaattagAGCAGTTGGAtcatagtgatgatgatgaggaggagaaagaaggtaATCCTCATGAAAATTTACCAACAAACAAAGACCATGAAGCAACTGCTGAAGCGACAGCTTTGTCTAGTAAAGAACCCAAAGAACTCTACATGgctgaaaatgttgaattagAGCAGTTGGAcaatagtgatgatgatgatgatgaggaggaggattttCAAGGTATTGGGGTCAGTGTCATGAACACATGCACGGCACCAGGGGAAGATTACACAAGCCCAGATGGAGAAGGCTCAGTCTccagagaagatggagaagatgaagaaagtgATGTAAGCGCAGGAAAACAAGGTGATTTGTTGGGGTCAGTTTTCTGCTACAAAAAGGTCTACTGTGGTAATAAAGAGGACAGGATCTTTGCTAAGGGACAACCCTCATCCCTGGTGGATGCTGAAAAACTTCAAGTTAGAAACGAGGACCGAGGTGAGAGCGAGAGCGATCAGGAGGCGTCCTATTTTGGGCGAATCCCTGAACGTGGCGATGAGATGATGGTAAAAGGTGATGGGGTTGAGAGAgatgaaaaaggaagagaggaagacaagCAAGAAGACTCGTCTGATTGTGCGGGTATGAAAGTAGAACAAGAAGAAGATGTTCTTGCTCTGTGCGTTGAGCTGGAGGTTGAACATCCTTACAGAGGTGAGCCTGCAACGGCCACTTTGGATTTTCCAGAAATATTAGTTCAAAATCTCCAGCTCCTCATAGATGAAGTTGATATGGAAGAAtatggagagaaaatgaaagatttcTCAGGAGAGGAACATCAAGAGGCTGGTGAGAGCTTTGCAGATTATCCCTCAGACTTTTCTTCGTGTGAATATGTAGACAATGAAGCCAAAAATCAAGAAAGTAAAACCCAGCCAAATGCCATGCCTCATACGTCCAAGAGCAGTTCAATTACAAAGCAGGAGATCTTCCCGGACGGAGAGGTGACAGACCAAGCAAGAGATGAAGACACAAGTGAGGAGGGAGACGAGTATCTGTACAGCGGAGACCTGGAGATGAATGCAGAGTGGTTCAGCAGTTTTGATGTGGCAGCTGGAGAACaagacagaagaaaatgtgAGTATGTGTGGAGCGATGCTGTTGTACGAGGGTGTGATGATGAAGGGGAGATGAGTCAGGATGACTCCTACAGCTCCAGTGATGACGATTTCCATTGGACATTTGCTACAGTTTTGGATAAGTTAAATGAACAGGACTTTGATGATCATCACATCTCAAACGACAGAGCGCATCCATCACATCCCAACAAAGgctttgtttttgatgtgtCTAAAATTGCTTCCATCGTGTCTGAGGACCTGTTAACCCCAGAAGACACAGACACGGCAGAGCTACCTGTTTCAGATGTGAGTCAGCATCCTGCAGAAGATATGGACAATGTTTCAGTGGTACAGAGGGACGACAGCAAAACCACAAGCCCCCTTTTCCAGGGCTCCCTGGATGACAACTTCTTCTTCAACACTGAGCTTGAGGCCTCAGAGGCGGCTGAGCTAGGACAGCTGTTGTCACACCCAGATGATGAGTTGgagctgaaaaaaagagaagaagaaagaaaagagagaattgAGGCTTTTGACAAGTTTTACAATGACAGCGATGGGGTGAATGAAAGGGAAG CGAGGCAGATAAAAGTTCAGTTTGGTACAGATCCAGTTTCTGAAGTTTTTAACTTTGAACCTGACTG TGAGAGGAAGGATCCTAGCTCTGCAGAAACACCTAAA GAACTGCCTGACTGGAACCAAAAGACTCCG TGTCTAGATCTGCTGaagctgatgctgaagatgGGTCTGGTGACAGTGATGGGACTGCTGATGTTCTGGATGGGCAGTGGACAACCAGACTGGCTCAGCCTAGAATCCTTTTTCAATGGTTAA
- the dnase1l1l gene encoding deoxyribonuclease I-like 1-like — translation MRTALLLFVSGLCALNVTSSLKICAFNIQSFGEAKANNKKVMGILLKILSRCDLCLIQEVRDSKGEAIQTLVKELNRFDYSNSYSFVESERLGRNTYKEQYVYIYRSNVLTVKEQYQYHKLEEGTRETDAFSREPFIVRFHSPTTLLKDFVLIGQHTCPKTAMKEMDELYTVFNGIYKKWKVNNVMILGDLNAGCSYVTMKGWRAVRLRSDPKFHWLIGDEQDTTVRQKTHCAYDRIIVHGREIIFSIVPGSAQPFNFKESFHLTEEEALEVSDHFPVEVDLKPNHRYLLRHEL, via the exons atgagGACCgcacttcttttgtttgtctcgGGGTTGTGTGCGTTGAACgttacatcttcactgaaaataTGCGCTTTCAACATTCAGAGTTTTGGTGAAGCAAAGGCAAACAACAAGAAGGTTATGGGGATCCTACTGAAG ATCCTCTCTCGATGTGACTTGTGTCTTATTCAGGAGGTCCGAGACTCTAAAGGAGAAGCAATACAAACTTTGGTTAAGGAGCTTAACAG ATTTGACTATTCCAATTCATACTCCTTTGTGGAGAGTGAAAGGCTGGGGAGGAACACCTACAAGGAGCAGTATGTCTACATTTACAG GAGCAATGTGTTGACAGTCAAAGAGCAATATCAGTATCATAAACTAGAGGAAGGGACCAGGGAAACTGATGCTTTCTCCAGAGAGCCTTTCATCGTCCGCTTTCACTCTCCCACAACAT TGTTAAAGGATTTTGTCCTGATTGGCCAACACACCTGTCCAAAAACTGCCATGAAGGAGATGGATGAACTGTACACTGTCTTCAACGGGATTTACAAGAAGTGGAAGGTCAAT AATGTGATGATCCTTGGCGACCTCAACGCTGGCTGCAGCTACGTTACTATGAAGGGCTGGAGAGCTGTGCGCTTGAGGAGTGACCCCAAATTTCATTGGTTAATTGGAGATGAACAAGACACCACTGTCCGGCAGAAGACACACTGCGCCTATGACAG GATAATTGTCCATGGACGCGAAATTATTTTCAGTATTGTGCCCGGTTCAGCTCAACCCTTCAATTTTAAAGAGAGTTTCCATCTcactgaggaggag GCTCTTGAGGTGAGTGACCATTTTCCAGTAGAAGTTGACCTCAAGCCCAACCACCGATACCTCCTCCGTCATGAGCTATAA